A single genomic interval of Aureliella helgolandensis harbors:
- a CDS encoding glycosyltransferase family 4 protein, with protein MQVEVNGRYLAQQLTGQQRYAREIVARLGDRMTVIEPSQAAVGIRGHLWEQVQLPRKMRSSVLWSPSTTGPLSVRNQVVTIHDCAYFDQADCFTKAFAAWYQFLVPRLARRVQRVITVSHFSKSRIVELCNIPEEKIDVIYSGVDSVFHPYPEQQIAQLRNELNLPERYLLCVGSIEPRKNLARLLQAWEIASPQLPGLSLVLAGASGRVFNSVGFDRGPEGVHMAGYVAEQQLPLLYAGAELFVYPSLYEGFGLPVIESMASGVPVVTSSVTSLPEVAGTAAHLVDPYDIESIADGILRIANNRALQKTMSEQGLVHARSYCWAETAQQTWTSLNHAIES; from the coding sequence ATGCAGGTAGAAGTCAACGGCAGGTATCTTGCTCAGCAGCTAACGGGCCAGCAGCGATACGCGCGTGAAATCGTCGCCCGACTTGGCGATCGGATGACTGTCATCGAACCATCCCAGGCGGCTGTTGGAATTCGTGGTCACCTGTGGGAGCAGGTTCAACTGCCTCGCAAGATGCGTAGCTCGGTACTGTGGTCGCCCTCCACCACCGGGCCTCTGTCGGTGCGGAATCAGGTGGTCACTATTCACGACTGCGCCTACTTCGATCAAGCGGATTGCTTCACCAAAGCATTTGCGGCTTGGTATCAATTCTTAGTTCCACGACTCGCTCGTCGCGTCCAGCGGGTCATTACCGTATCGCATTTTTCTAAAAGCCGAATTGTCGAACTCTGCAACATCCCTGAAGAGAAAATCGACGTCATCTACAGCGGTGTCGACAGCGTCTTTCATCCGTATCCTGAGCAGCAAATCGCCCAATTGCGGAACGAACTCAACCTGCCTGAGAGATATCTACTATGCGTTGGTTCCATCGAACCTAGAAAGAATCTGGCACGGCTCCTTCAAGCATGGGAAATTGCCAGTCCACAATTGCCGGGCCTCTCGCTAGTTCTGGCGGGAGCAAGCGGTCGGGTCTTCAACAGTGTCGGCTTCGACCGAGGACCTGAAGGGGTGCATATGGCTGGATATGTTGCAGAACAACAATTGCCTCTGCTTTACGCCGGTGCGGAGCTCTTTGTCTATCCCTCGCTCTATGAAGGTTTTGGTCTGCCTGTCATTGAGTCCATGGCTTCCGGTGTGCCGGTAGTCACCTCTTCGGTCACCTCGCTGCCCGAGGTTGCCGGAACAGCCGCCCACTTAGTCGACCCCTACGACATTGAAAGTATCGCAGACGGCATCTTGCGCATCGCCAACAACCGCGCGTTGCAGAAAACGATGTCAGAGCAAGGCCTCGTCCATGCACGCAGCTACTGCTGGGCGGAAACCGCTCAACAAACATGGACTTCCCTCAACCACGCAATCGAAAGCTAA
- a CDS encoding lipopolysaccharide biosynthesis protein, whose translation MIADQPQQSPHQRNAKWVVGSRVVGIVATLAGNILAARILGPASYGVYLLITTALTLGTMLAMSGLDEVAVRFVSENLGRNAPDRAKSYAVRILRTLAVTSLAASILVGCSLYSMSAQLSNYGDALAIAALTASGVLLLSWQKVGAELLRGYANLKLASLYTGGVTGGPVSNVLFLGLLLLGYVGISWFTLTPSSLATVLFFTVISVAITLPWVLVGLRATMRLHGGSAPAVVLTPTEKGIMTSVSLTLLVNQLLSFGTQQFDIWLGAICLSPTELGVYGAAKRCLLISAMPVQMAMMTILATIPRLHSQHRSAELQQILRSTATYAAIPSLAALGLLALFPEMVLTLVFGESYAGAGPTVVVLTLGYLCLIVLGNPPPVLVMTGHQSAVLLVNLFATITLLVVGYVGARLYGSLGLAVGSTASLVVQNALLWWWARRKLGIWTHVGRPLWHSTSNTDISATT comes from the coding sequence ATGATTGCTGATCAACCACAGCAATCACCGCACCAACGCAATGCGAAATGGGTTGTCGGCTCTCGCGTGGTAGGCATTGTCGCTACGCTCGCCGGTAATATTCTCGCCGCCCGCATTCTTGGGCCAGCCAGCTACGGAGTCTACCTGCTGATCACCACGGCCCTTACGCTGGGTACGATGCTGGCCATGTCAGGCCTGGATGAAGTAGCGGTTCGCTTTGTATCAGAGAACCTGGGTCGCAACGCGCCGGATCGCGCGAAAAGCTATGCAGTTCGTATCTTGAGAACTCTAGCTGTCACTTCGCTAGCTGCCAGTATTCTGGTGGGATGCTCACTCTACAGCATGTCTGCGCAGCTTTCGAACTACGGGGACGCACTGGCCATTGCCGCGCTGACCGCGTCGGGCGTGCTGTTGCTGAGTTGGCAGAAGGTAGGAGCAGAATTGCTGCGAGGATACGCCAACCTCAAACTTGCCAGCCTCTACACCGGCGGGGTTACTGGAGGCCCGGTCAGCAACGTCCTTTTCCTTGGATTGCTTCTGCTGGGCTACGTGGGAATCAGCTGGTTCACACTCACTCCATCCAGCCTAGCAACCGTTCTGTTCTTCACCGTGATCTCTGTTGCCATAACACTTCCGTGGGTCTTGGTGGGTCTACGAGCGACGATGCGCCTGCACGGCGGGTCTGCACCGGCCGTTGTGTTGACTCCTACCGAGAAAGGGATCATGACGAGCGTGAGCCTAACCCTGCTAGTCAATCAACTTCTTTCTTTCGGGACGCAACAATTCGATATCTGGTTGGGCGCAATCTGTCTTTCCCCCACCGAATTGGGTGTCTACGGTGCTGCCAAGAGATGTTTGCTGATTTCTGCCATGCCCGTGCAAATGGCGATGATGACCATCCTCGCCACCATCCCCAGATTGCATTCTCAACATCGCTCGGCGGAGCTGCAGCAGATCCTGCGAAGCACGGCTACCTATGCAGCAATCCCTTCGCTGGCAGCCTTGGGCCTGTTGGCATTGTTCCCAGAAATGGTGCTAACCCTGGTGTTTGGCGAATCTTACGCTGGAGCAGGTCCCACGGTGGTTGTCTTGACGCTCGGCTACCTGTGCTTGATCGTGCTTGGGAACCCTCCGCCCGTACTGGTGATGACTGGTCATCAATCGGCCGTTTTACTCGTAAATCTCTTCGCCACAATTACACTACTAGTAGTTGGGTATGTCGGCGCGCGGCTTTACGGCAGCCTTGGTTTGGCGGTTGGCAGCACCGCGAGCCTCGTCGTCCAGAATGCGCTTTTATGGTGGTGGGCTCGCCGAAAGCTCGGGATTTGGACTCATGTGGGTCGACCACTTTGGCACAGCACATCGAATACAGACATCAGCGCGACAACATGA
- a CDS encoding glycosyltransferase: protein MRVAYVHDWLVSHRGGEKVLETLLELYPAAPVYTMFHDARRMPETINSRRIICPRGLWPFRRIRKALLPILPSIMESFPLQDFDLIISTSSCVAKGVIPGPYAKHLCYLHSPMRYVWDQRFEYIGGLKRIPLASPLIQFASSQLRTWDVASQHRVDKYFVNSTFVKKRTEKYYGRHDAEVLAPPIEMVRFSNARQTARIVAEPYFLAAGALVSYKRFDLAIEAAQRAGVQLVVAGDGPYLSHLRSQAGPKGRSHIRFEVRPNDQRWDSLLAHAEALIFPGIEDFGMIAIESMAAGTPVIAASQGGALDFIIPGQTGLLFPPNDLESLTKIMRNFRASSIDLPSIQSLETLYGKSRFLNRISGAIQELHPGA from the coding sequence ATGCGAGTTGCTTACGTCCACGACTGGCTTGTCTCTCACCGCGGCGGAGAGAAGGTCTTAGAAACCCTGCTTGAGCTCTATCCAGCAGCGCCTGTGTACACGATGTTTCATGATGCGCGGCGCATGCCAGAAACCATCAATTCCCGCAGGATCATCTGCCCACGAGGATTGTGGCCCTTCCGACGAATTCGCAAAGCATTGCTTCCGATTCTGCCAAGTATCATGGAAAGCTTTCCGCTGCAAGACTTTGATTTAATCATCAGCACCTCCAGCTGCGTCGCCAAAGGAGTCATCCCCGGCCCCTATGCGAAGCATTTGTGCTACCTGCATTCCCCCATGCGATACGTCTGGGATCAACGCTTCGAATACATCGGTGGACTGAAGCGGATTCCCCTGGCCTCCCCCTTGATTCAATTTGCAAGCAGCCAACTTCGCACCTGGGATGTTGCCTCGCAACATCGGGTCGACAAGTACTTCGTAAACTCGACCTTTGTTAAAAAACGCACTGAAAAATACTACGGTCGCCACGATGCAGAAGTCCTCGCACCGCCGATCGAAATGGTCCGATTTTCCAACGCGCGGCAGACGGCTCGAATTGTAGCTGAACCCTATTTCCTGGCCGCCGGTGCCCTGGTCAGCTACAAGCGTTTCGACCTAGCCATCGAGGCAGCGCAACGAGCAGGTGTCCAATTGGTCGTGGCGGGAGATGGGCCCTATCTGTCGCATTTGCGCTCACAAGCGGGCCCCAAGGGACGCTCCCACATACGCTTTGAGGTGCGTCCGAATGACCAGCGCTGGGACTCGCTCCTCGCTCACGCGGAAGCGCTTATTTTTCCAGGAATCGAGGACTTCGGCATGATTGCCATCGAGTCCATGGCGGCCGGCACCCCTGTGATCGCAGCGTCCCAAGGGGGCGCCCTGGACTTCATCATTCCCGGCCAGACTGGACTACTCTTTCCACCCAATGACTTAGAATCCTTGACGAAAATCATGCGCAATTTCAGGGCCTCCTCCATCGACCTGCCCTCCATCCAATCCTTGGAAACTCTATACGGCAAGAGTCGGTTTCTTAACAGAATCTCCGGCGCAATCCAAGAATTGCATCCCGGCGCCTAA
- a CDS encoding O-antigen polymerase, giving the protein MNPKLNSLWWLRPSWLYFLAVGGTLLVAYLQREHDYVLYGTPKYFDFNHLLLGLGAVAVFLLGCQLGHATGKTSSGLNPTSDPVLKRCFWGLFSLSCFGYMVWLAIGIGRGFSLAMLPDLLFGEDVQVDATIREAYFGTIPGITTCSQFSLAAVPIGMWLYLRGHQHLLWPLTALLGIAFARAILLGERLAFIEILLPMCILYFQQKVVGRQYSPPVHSFLQALPILAVLGLLSFFAISESFRSWKYYEDEFDSIAEFTLWRVGGYYTAAHNNGVMASRLNVQLPLPYSTFYSLWNFPGVADSPISYSKLTGVDPDRVFEDLLHNYATPELNNGGGVFQPLLDFGTAGFLVFWTFCGFASGRLYRGFTANTIAGICFYPLVVIAILETPRLLYFSSTRTFPGIVALLAVVWIVEYRSATLSRASAQPLE; this is encoded by the coding sequence ATGAATCCGAAACTGAACTCACTCTGGTGGTTGCGCCCAAGCTGGCTCTATTTTCTTGCGGTCGGGGGCACTCTACTGGTCGCCTACCTGCAACGCGAGCATGACTACGTGCTCTATGGCACTCCCAAATATTTCGACTTCAATCATTTGCTGTTGGGATTGGGAGCCGTCGCAGTTTTCCTATTGGGGTGCCAGCTAGGGCACGCAACCGGCAAGACATCGTCGGGACTCAATCCGACCTCCGACCCAGTACTTAAACGCTGCTTTTGGGGTTTGTTTTCCTTGAGCTGTTTTGGCTATATGGTATGGCTCGCGATTGGAATCGGTCGCGGGTTTTCGTTGGCCATGCTCCCCGATCTGCTGTTCGGTGAAGACGTGCAGGTGGATGCAACGATTCGTGAAGCCTACTTTGGGACGATCCCTGGAATTACAACCTGCTCCCAGTTCTCACTGGCAGCGGTGCCGATTGGAATGTGGCTCTACTTGCGAGGCCACCAGCACCTGCTTTGGCCGCTCACCGCCTTGTTGGGAATTGCCTTTGCAAGGGCGATTCTCTTAGGTGAGCGTTTGGCGTTCATCGAAATACTATTGCCCATGTGCATTCTGTATTTTCAACAGAAGGTGGTGGGGCGACAGTACAGTCCTCCAGTTCATTCCTTCCTCCAAGCGTTACCAATTCTTGCGGTCCTCGGTTTGTTGTCCTTTTTCGCTATCAGCGAATCGTTCCGATCGTGGAAATATTACGAAGATGAATTCGATTCCATCGCTGAGTTTACTTTATGGCGGGTGGGAGGATACTACACTGCGGCCCATAACAATGGCGTGATGGCAAGTCGCTTGAACGTCCAATTGCCACTCCCCTATTCAACATTCTATTCGCTGTGGAATTTCCCGGGCGTGGCCGATTCGCCCATTTCCTATTCCAAGCTGACGGGTGTTGATCCCGATCGTGTTTTTGAAGATCTGCTGCATAACTACGCCACGCCTGAGCTGAACAATGGTGGGGGAGTGTTCCAGCCGTTGCTCGATTTTGGTACAGCAGGCTTTTTGGTATTTTGGACATTCTGTGGCTTCGCTTCGGGACGCCTGTACCGTGGGTTTACGGCGAACACCATCGCTGGAATCTGCTTCTATCCCCTGGTCGTCATTGCCATCTTGGAAACGCCTCGCTTGCTCTATTTCAGTAGCACACGCACGTTTCCAGGCATTGTGGCACTCTTAGCAGTCGTGTGGATTGTGGAGTACCGGAGTGCGACTCTTTCCCGTGCCAGTGCGCAGCCTCTTGAGTAG
- a CDS encoding exopolysaccharide biosynthesis polyprenyl glycosylphosphotransferase, which yields MAAALQNRALDVSGEVVSGEVTVSRMENDQQSNKSERPKMVGTTSGLPMRALYLLSDTLSVLGSIFLAEILSQLPHLPYLHPISSVQAKGYVMLAIGLLLVGWLQRSYGAIPPKPVRQFRGWVLGALSVWLGTTIVLKLFGTFQISLFCKLGVGAFLAFLVAAFCRATCRSLFGTADWWGTRVIVVSTESLSLDTQLQLAREPQWGLRPVGYVSDVPSTAISSDIAPWLGSINELEVVAKASKVNRAMMAVDSFEHELFVALATRTQSQLRHWIIIPPLEGFPSLWLEECEAARLPAISVTNQLTNPGAYAAKRFIDLSITAFAGLLLLPLIAALALLIKVTTGASAFFDSERIGRGGKRFYAKKFCTMRPNADKLLAEYLARNPQEAAEWSSTYKLKNDPRITWIGNLLRQTSLDELPQLWNVLIGDMSLVGPRPILPDEAEKYGSSYMHYREVLPGITGLWQVSGRNNTSYQERIELVDYYVLNWSVWLDLYILACTVKVVLFKEGAY from the coding sequence ATGGCTGCCGCTTTACAGAATCGCGCCCTCGACGTTTCCGGAGAGGTCGTTTCCGGAGAGGTTACCGTAAGCCGAATGGAAAACGACCAGCAGTCCAACAAATCCGAACGGCCCAAGATGGTGGGTACCACCAGCGGTCTGCCGATGCGTGCGCTCTACCTACTGAGCGACACTCTTTCCGTATTGGGTAGCATCTTCCTGGCTGAAATCCTCTCTCAACTTCCCCATCTCCCTTACCTACACCCCATAAGCTCGGTACAGGCCAAGGGTTATGTGATGTTAGCAATTGGCCTGTTGTTGGTCGGCTGGTTACAGCGTTCTTATGGCGCCATCCCTCCCAAGCCCGTGCGGCAATTTCGTGGCTGGGTATTGGGGGCTCTTAGCGTCTGGCTCGGCACAACAATAGTACTGAAGCTATTTGGAACCTTTCAGATATCGCTGTTCTGCAAGTTGGGTGTTGGGGCATTTCTCGCTTTCCTGGTGGCCGCATTTTGTAGGGCAACCTGCCGCAGCCTTTTTGGCACAGCGGACTGGTGGGGAACACGGGTTATCGTGGTGAGCACGGAGAGCCTATCGCTCGACACTCAATTGCAACTTGCCCGAGAACCCCAGTGGGGCCTTCGACCGGTGGGCTATGTATCGGACGTGCCGTCCACGGCAATCAGCAGCGACATCGCTCCCTGGCTAGGTTCGATCAATGAGTTGGAAGTTGTCGCCAAAGCGTCCAAGGTCAATCGCGCAATGATGGCCGTCGATTCCTTCGAACATGAACTGTTTGTTGCACTCGCAACCCGCACTCAGAGCCAATTGCGGCACTGGATCATTATCCCGCCACTGGAAGGCTTTCCCAGCTTGTGGCTGGAGGAATGCGAAGCGGCAAGACTGCCTGCGATTTCCGTAACGAACCAACTTACCAATCCCGGTGCCTATGCCGCCAAGCGTTTTATTGATCTCTCGATTACCGCCTTTGCTGGCCTGCTGCTCCTGCCGCTGATTGCGGCATTAGCTCTATTAATCAAGGTTACTACTGGCGCGTCGGCGTTCTTTGATTCGGAGCGAATCGGGCGTGGTGGAAAGCGATTCTACGCCAAGAAGTTCTGCACCATGCGGCCCAACGCTGACAAACTTCTGGCTGAATACCTTGCTCGCAATCCCCAGGAAGCAGCAGAATGGTCGAGCACCTACAAGCTTAAGAACGATCCACGGATTACATGGATTGGAAACCTACTGCGCCAAACAAGCTTGGATGAGCTGCCCCAACTTTGGAACGTCCTGATCGGGGATATGAGTTTGGTTGGCCCGCGCCCCATTCTCCCCGATGAGGCCGAAAAGTATGGCAGCAGCTACATGCACTATCGCGAAGTGCTACCAGGCATCACCGGATTGTGGCAAGTTTCAGGCCGCAATAATACCAGCTATCAAGAGCGCATTGAACTGGTGGACTATTACGTGTTGAACTGGTCAGTATGGCTCGATCTCTACATCCTGGCTTGCACCGTTAAAGTTGTCCTCTTCAAAGAGGGAGCCTACTAA
- a CDS encoding glycosyltransferase family 87 protein — MTLANKPNTSRAPTALKDTAMILFFAIVASGVVYRSFCLAPDSSEGRTRMYRDFDDTIYYPIRAVWDGVNPYNSNTELPTDYMQQYPVTNHFPLYSPLMLLLYAPFAVPPVLVATILYALCSLALLLVFAWSVLRLVNGSARPAVVCGFAGLLLLLQPGRTALQSGQISLALSVAMMVALEFGERRKHANLSSWYSALGLVFLTLKPTFGGPAGLLLAARGDARSAFRGLFIGGMCFLLGLAIVFARAGELSAGTLSSRLTSNQTHFQSHPDVQTVSTSGRVDAASSVEYLLDRTLPASGTVGIGLFMLAIASCVLWLTQSESSSSATSVNSAFLLLTMFCCIYHQIYEIVLLALPILAGYCGSHPSWLELGTGPRRTVIALLCLPFVNILILHGLRPAIAATANLIPSSPDFAETLVRIANACNGVALAIAWAILACALVRVAYHKRSSLQHSQTAFHTT, encoded by the coding sequence TTGACGCTCGCCAACAAACCAAACACGAGTCGAGCTCCCACCGCGCTCAAAGACACAGCCATGATCCTGTTTTTCGCAATCGTGGCCTCCGGAGTAGTGTATCGCAGTTTTTGCCTTGCGCCCGATTCGTCTGAAGGGCGAACGCGGATGTATCGCGATTTCGATGACACGATATATTATCCGATACGTGCCGTTTGGGATGGAGTGAATCCATACAATTCGAACACGGAACTGCCCACGGATTACATGCAACAATATCCTGTAACGAACCATTTCCCTTTGTATTCCCCCTTAATGCTGTTGCTCTACGCACCCTTTGCGGTGCCGCCTGTATTGGTCGCCACCATCTTGTACGCGCTGTGCAGTCTCGCCTTGCTGTTGGTCTTTGCCTGGAGCGTGCTTCGACTGGTCAACGGATCGGCTCGCCCGGCCGTCGTGTGTGGTTTTGCCGGCTTGCTCCTGCTGCTTCAACCCGGCAGAACTGCTTTGCAGAGTGGGCAAATTAGTTTGGCGTTATCGGTCGCGATGATGGTTGCCCTCGAATTTGGAGAGCGCCGCAAACACGCGAACCTTTCCAGCTGGTACTCCGCTTTAGGATTGGTTTTCTTGACGCTCAAGCCGACATTTGGTGGACCAGCGGGGTTGTTGCTGGCCGCCCGGGGAGACGCGCGTTCGGCCTTCAGGGGGCTATTCATTGGCGGGATGTGCTTCCTGTTGGGCTTGGCAATCGTCTTTGCTCGCGCCGGAGAGCTTTCTGCTGGAACACTGAGCAGTCGTCTAACCAGCAATCAAACTCATTTCCAGTCGCATCCTGACGTCCAAACCGTGTCGACGAGTGGACGGGTTGATGCAGCGTCGTCGGTGGAGTACCTGTTAGATCGCACCTTGCCTGCAAGCGGTACTGTAGGCATCGGATTGTTCATGCTGGCTATTGCTAGTTGCGTGCTGTGGTTGACTCAGTCCGAGAGTTCCAGTTCTGCGACAAGCGTCAACAGTGCGTTTTTGTTGCTCACCATGTTTTGTTGCATCTACCATCAAATTTACGAAATCGTTCTGCTAGCCCTACCCATACTAGCCGGCTATTGCGGGTCGCATCCGTCATGGCTAGAGCTAGGTACGGGGCCACGTAGAACCGTGATCGCCCTGCTTTGCCTCCCCTTTGTCAACATTTTGATACTTCACGGATTGCGGCCTGCAATAGCAGCGACTGCCAATCTGATTCCAAGCTCTCCAGATTTTGCCGAGACCTTGGTCCGTATTGCCAACGCGTGCAACGGGGTCGCACTCGCAATTGCTTGGGCGATCCTTGCTTGTGCTTTGGTACGAGTTGCCTATCACAAGCGAAGCTCGCTACAGCATTCGCAGACAGCGTTCCACACCACTTAG
- a CDS encoding BBP7 family outer membrane beta-barrel protein, translating to MKMLSGRMHWLAMGLALVVSAQGFTTKTLLGQSPYGIPTGPQGMGAPSMMGMPNGQFPDAPMSMAFKGPPPMEVAYASHAGRCDGSGCDTAGCGCGGGGAMGFCGGDHCGGVCGGMCGGSGGLMNRLGCGACGGAGCNACGGGLGGGLGGDGLGSHGCLLGRGLFGGRLAGLLGPLAPYSESGTGAQRYFDFYGGTIGLKRTSNVGGFQSYSRDVNLNFVPVTQVSVDSANINSVLNTSDLDLDEMRFGLELIASLQVGVGSNVEARYFGLNSWEDNATLSVVGSGTPTLDSVFSQFGTVPAGGYDDTDNSFIHSIDYESAMHSGEVNFRRRFVAPVSWVQGSWLMGIRYFDLDERFGFHATGSQNNTFAADQLRFFDYNTSTRNEMTGFQVGSDLWVNVIPGLQVGVESKSGIFGNHAEVESIAVSNSIPGAREFLQTGETAYLAELTASAVYRLSYSWSVKTSYNLLYVDNVALAPENMNVRGFGSSAGAVAGTFDAATREPFINTDGEAVYQGWSIGGEFLF from the coding sequence ATGAAGATGCTCAGTGGACGGATGCACTGGCTAGCGATGGGGCTTGCTCTTGTCGTGAGTGCTCAAGGATTTACAACGAAGACACTTTTGGGACAATCGCCGTATGGCATCCCAACTGGCCCACAGGGCATGGGAGCTCCTTCCATGATGGGGATGCCCAACGGACAATTCCCGGACGCACCGATGAGTATGGCGTTCAAGGGCCCTCCACCGATGGAAGTCGCGTATGCCAGCCACGCTGGTCGATGCGATGGTAGTGGATGCGACACCGCGGGTTGCGGTTGTGGAGGTGGCGGAGCCATGGGGTTCTGCGGTGGCGATCATTGTGGCGGCGTATGCGGTGGCATGTGCGGCGGTAGTGGTGGCCTGATGAATCGTTTGGGCTGTGGAGCATGCGGCGGTGCCGGATGCAATGCCTGCGGTGGTGGCTTGGGCGGCGGCCTGGGTGGTGACGGTCTCGGTAGCCACGGCTGCTTGTTGGGACGCGGACTCTTCGGTGGTCGACTAGCTGGGTTGCTCGGCCCTCTGGCGCCTTACAGTGAATCCGGCACCGGTGCCCAACGCTACTTCGATTTCTACGGCGGTACCATTGGACTGAAGCGTACCAGCAACGTCGGCGGATTCCAAAGTTACAGTCGTGACGTCAATTTGAACTTCGTTCCAGTTACTCAAGTTTCGGTAGACTCCGCGAATATCAACAGCGTTCTAAATACGTCGGATCTCGATCTGGACGAAATGCGATTTGGGCTAGAGCTGATCGCAAGCTTGCAAGTCGGAGTTGGTTCGAACGTTGAAGCCCGCTACTTCGGTCTCAACTCGTGGGAAGATAATGCCACGCTCAGCGTGGTCGGCTCTGGCACCCCAACCCTTGACTCTGTCTTTAGTCAGTTTGGAACCGTGCCAGCTGGTGGCTACGACGATACCGACAACAGTTTCATTCACAGCATCGATTATGAATCTGCGATGCACAGTGGAGAAGTGAACTTCCGACGTCGCTTTGTAGCACCGGTTAGCTGGGTGCAGGGATCATGGTTGATGGGGATTCGCTATTTTGATCTCGACGAGCGTTTTGGATTCCATGCAACGGGTAGCCAAAACAATACGTTCGCTGCGGATCAGCTTCGCTTCTTCGACTACAACACCAGCACTCGTAATGAAATGACCGGTTTCCAGGTCGGCAGTGATCTATGGGTGAACGTCATTCCGGGGCTTCAAGTGGGTGTAGAATCGAAGAGCGGGATTTTTGGAAACCATGCTGAGGTCGAATCGATTGCGGTTTCCAATTCCATCCCAGGAGCTCGTGAGTTTCTGCAAACGGGGGAAACCGCCTACTTAGCAGAATTGACCGCATCGGCTGTCTACCGTTTGTCGTACTCTTGGTCGGTTAAGACTTCCTACAACCTGTTGTATGTCGACAACGTAGCCTTGGCACCCGAGAACATGAATGTTCGAGGCTTCGGTAGCAGTGCGGGAGCTGTCGCTGGCACGTTCGACGCGGCAACTCGTGAACCGTTCATCAACACCGATGGTGAGGCCGTCTATCAAGGTTGGTCCATCGGCGGCGAGTTTCTGTTCTAG